Proteins from a genomic interval of Rosa chinensis cultivar Old Blush chromosome 2, RchiOBHm-V2, whole genome shotgun sequence:
- the LOC112187155 gene encoding heat shock factor protein HSF24: protein MQMIKMAQRSVPAPFLMKTFQLVDDPASDDVISWNESGTAFVVWKTVDFARDMLPNYFKHNNFSSFVRQLNTYGFRKTAPDKWEFANDNFRRGEKELLSEIRRRKSVSSSPAQANAAEKSGGDAPSTPSNSGEDLASTSTSSPDSKNPGSVETAAAVCQAVDLSGENEKLKKDNETLSSELAQTKKQCDELVAFLMEYMKVGPDQINQIMRQGSLGSSCDVDDHGRGHSENDNDEKVVAGGEEGLKLFGVWLKGNENEEKKKRREEKSGGGGGGPQAKKMKMAEFHAPLRKSGKVYN, encoded by the exons ATGCAGATGATCAAAATGGCTCAAAGGTCAGTTCCGGCGCCGTTTCTAATGAAGACGTTCCAGTTGGTGGATGATCCGGCCAGCGACGACGTGATATCTTGGAACGAAAGTGGGACGGCGTTTGTGGTTTGGAAGACGGTGGATTTCGCCCGGGATATGTTGCCTAATTATTTCAAGCACAACAACTTCTCAAGCTTCGTTCGCCAGCTTAACACCTAT ggCTTTCGTAAGACCGCGCCGGACAAATGGGAGTTCGCGAACGACAACTTCCGGCGAGGTGAGAAGGAGCTGCTCTCCGAGATCCGCCGCCGAAAATCGGTGTCGTCATCTCCGGCTCAGGCAAACGCAGCGGAAAAATCCGGCGGAGACGCCCCGTCAACCCCGTCCAATTCCGGCGAGGACCTGGCGTCAACTTCCACGTCTTCGCCGGACTCGAAGAATCCGGGATCGGTGGAGACAGCGGCGGCGGTGTGCCAGGCGGTGGACTTATCCGGTGAGAACGAGAAACTGAAGAAAGACAACGAGACGCTGAGCTCGGAGCTTGCACAAACAAAGAAGCAGTGTGATGAGCTGGTGGCGTTTCTGATGGAGTACATGAAGGTCGGGCCCGATCAGATCAATCAGATTATGCGGCAAGGAAGCTTAGGGTCCAGCTGTGATGTTGATGATCATGGTCGTGGTCACAGTGAGAATGATAATGACGAAAAAGTTGTGGCGGGAGGAGAAGAGGGTTTGAAACTGTTTGGGGTTTGGCTGAAGGGGAACGAGaacgaggagaagaagaaaaggagggaGGAGAAAtcgggtggtggtggtggtgggccGCAagcgaagaagatgaagatggcgGAGTTTCACGCGCCGCTGAGGAAGAGCGGGAAGGTGTACAACTAA
- the LOC112185464 gene encoding uncharacterized protein LOC112185464 isoform X2, whose translation MFAVINSVTKAADRDDAVSHLNSSSPGCRGPNERGARLSTYRRRVYSMLFWFILIQPLNDGNAPEQTQVLLVRHNFDVMHIEKNMCHGILGTLLKLKGKSKDGLKSRKDLEAMQIRQDLHPK comes from the exons ATGTTCGCCGTCATCAATAGCGTGACCAAAGCCGCAGACCGCGACGACGCCGTTAGTCACCTCAATTCCTCGTCTCCAGGTTGCAGGGGACCAAACGAAAG GGGAGCAAGACTGAGTACTTACAGGCGCAGAG TCTACAGCATGCTGTTTTGGTTCATTCTGATTCAGCCTCTTAATGATGGAAATGCTCCCGAGCAAACACAA GTTCTCCTTGTACGACATAACTTTGACGTAATGCATATTGAGAAGAATATGTGTCATGGTATTCTTGGTACACTTTTGAAATTGAAGGGGAAGTCTAAAGATGGTCTCAAGTCTCGTAAAGATCTGGAAGCTATGCAGATCAGACAAGATTTACACCCAAAGTAA
- the LOC112185464 gene encoding uncharacterized protein LOC112185464 isoform X1 has translation MFAVINSVTKAADRDDAVSHLNSSSPGCRGPNESWNRGARLSTYRRRVYSMLFWFILIQPLNDGNAPEQTQVLLVRHNFDVMHIEKNMCHGILGTLLKLKGKSKDGLKSRKDLEAMQIRQDLHPK, from the exons ATGTTCGCCGTCATCAATAGCGTGACCAAAGCCGCAGACCGCGACGACGCCGTTAGTCACCTCAATTCCTCGTCTCCAGGTTGCAGGGGACCAAACGAAAG CTGGAATAGGGGAGCAAGACTGAGTACTTACAGGCGCAGAG TCTACAGCATGCTGTTTTGGTTCATTCTGATTCAGCCTCTTAATGATGGAAATGCTCCCGAGCAAACACAA GTTCTCCTTGTACGACATAACTTTGACGTAATGCATATTGAGAAGAATATGTGTCATGGTATTCTTGGTACACTTTTGAAATTGAAGGGGAAGTCTAAAGATGGTCTCAAGTCTCGTAAAGATCTGGAAGCTATGCAGATCAGACAAGATTTACACCCAAAGTAA